A genomic stretch from Fusarium musae strain F31 chromosome 9, whole genome shotgun sequence includes:
- a CDS encoding hypothetical protein (EggNog:ENOG41) encodes MCGPPLPSIPDPTTIITLRKPGLSSPTVDDNISGKPSTNPLPLPVTTTSEHWLSEHTKVSSSSSHVFITAGPPVLTLPSNRVTTAPASGDGTGHVTTIANSKLTTSNSEKSSDASRDSPGGDATIPNTHIVSVSSEPSSATTLPGGLVTTNPFTNTFSTGTDLSETTHKSITDSLGGDDRSITTTVTRSTNDSGPAASTSDLTRPGNETPTPILAPTGTLSTALTKTVTPSTAPFATGTLDSVLSSQGVTDSEDQSQDPSSITSVPPRLVDPVQDTQQSSHAEATKSNDPLPTSPITKDRLTTVPESTANPITTLPNGQVTTLPGHSNSDVTKAPESTETAGAVPVIIPITIPVPDPERSDNGIKIPCDIIDPAGNPTFSSKPDDCKTESAEMCITTTSYEVSVDGTITSTTEKSAISTCGTIYGCDVDGEDSSRTISKTTTVSIETPTITAIRLKWEEWNIDEYTEAQLNHIADAAQARLDKKFGRFTSPTSQVTTTEATTEAFPTLTRAPSIGVPTSSGLSCVSTATYTECVGSGNQEACVEQPSCASWVNTAAVTMTTPEITPFCDAGYETYSATVHAAIPTQGSHLKFFIPISDDKGSDWDFVIDDDNVKEAVKGWKVGNDDDDSIESGDGGKGLEIKWKVPDDSSGTYVELLFGASDVDEKRFTFTAKGGIMPTVWCAPTIPATLPTVSKDPLLNPKLPVS; translated from the exons ATGTGTGGACCTCCGCTTCCATCTATTCCTGACccaaccaccatcatcactctcCGTAAGCCTGGATTATCGTCTCCAACAGTTGATGACAATATCTCGGGCAAACCCTCCACGAACCCCCTACCCCTTCCCGTCACAACCACTTCAGAGCATTGGCTATCAGAACACACAAAGGTGTCCTCCAGCTCATCACACGTGTTCATCACAGCAGGTCCCCCGGTCTTGACATTACCAAGTAACCGCGTCACTACTGCCCCCGCCTCCGGCGACGGTACTGGCCATGTTACAACGATTGCCAATAGCAAGCTGACGACTAGCAATTCGGAGAAGTCGTCTGATGCCAGCCGTGATAGTCCAGGTGGAGATGCCACCATACCAAACACGCACATTGTCTCCGTTTCATCCGAGCCCTCCTCTGCCACCACTTTACCTGGTGGCCTGGTGACTACCAATCCTTTCACCAATACTTTCTCGACAGGAACAGATCTCTCCGAGACAACCCACAAGTCCATCACTGACTCTCTTGGGGGTGATGATAGGAGTATCACTACAACAGTGACCCGCAGTACTAACGACTCTGGTCCCGCGGCTTCGACTTCAGATCTAACTCGGCCCGGAAATGAAACTCCTACACCTATCTTAGCTCCGACTGGCACTCTCTCCACAGCACTGACCAAAACAGTCACTCCCAGCACGGCACCTTTCGCAACTGGGACACTAGATTCCGTTCTTTCGTCTCAAGGTGTAACTGATAGTGAGgatcaaagccaagacccCAGTTCCATTACATCTGTTCCACCAAGATTGGTCGACCCCGTCCAAGACACTCAGCAGTCGAGTCATGCAGAGGCCACCAAGTCAAATGATCCCCTCCCTACTTCTCCCATCACTAAGGACCGACTTACTACAGTCCCTGAGTCAACCGCCAATCCCATAACCACATTACCCAATGGTCAGGTTACGACTCTACCCGGGCATAGTAACAGTGATGTCACGAAAGCTCCAGAGTCCACTGAGACGGCTGGAGCCGTTCCGGTTATTATCCCAATCACAATACCAGTACCCGATCCAGAGAGAAGCGATAATGGTATCAAGATTCCCTGCGACAT TATTGACCCCGCCGGCAACCCAACATTTTCCAGCAAGCCGGATGACTGCAAGACTGAGTCAGCTGAGATGTGCATCACCACTACTTCTTACGAGGTTTCTGTTGATGGAACTATTACATCCACGACAGAAAAGAGTGCTATTTCCACTTGCGGCACCATTTACGGTTGTGACGTAGACGGGGAGGATTCCTCAAGAACTATCTCTAAAACAACTACAGTTAGCATCGAGACCCCTACTATAACAGCCATCAGGCTCAAGTGGGAGGAATGGAACATCGATGAGTATACAGAGGCACAGCTCAACCACATAGCGGATGCAGCACAAGCTCGGCTGGATAAAAAGTTTGGCAGATTCACGTCTCCTACATCCCAAGTCACAACGACCGAAGCTACTACGGAGGCTTTCCCCACACTCACCCGAGCTCCTTCTATTGGTGTTCCGACATCGTCTGGCCTCTCTTGTGTTTCGACCGCCACTTACACAGAATGTGTGGGCTCTGGTAACCAAGAAGCATGTGTCGAGCAACCCAGTTGTGCATCTTGGGTCAACACAGCAGCTGTTACAATGACGACACCGGAGATAACACCATTCTGCGATGCAGGCTACGAAACATACTCAGCGACTGTTCATGCAGCAATACCAACTCAAGGCAGCCACCTGAAGTTCTTTATCCCTATATCGGATGACAAAGGATCAGACTGGGACTTTGTGATTGACGATGATAATGTTAAAGAGGCCGTCAAGGGTTGGAAGGTTGGgaacgacgatgacgatagcATTGAGAGTGGAGATGGCGGAAAGGGTCTTGAGATCAAGTGGAAAGTTCCCGATGATTCTA GTGGAACTTATGTTGAGCTTCTATTCGGAGCctcagatgttgatgagaaaagGTTCACCTTTACCGCAAAGGGCGGTATT ATGCCGACGGTATGGTGTGCACCCACTATCCCTGCCACTCTCCCAACTGTGAGCAAGGACCCGCTCCTGAACCCCAAGCTGCCTGTGAGTTAG
- a CDS encoding hypothetical protein (EggNog:ENOG41), giving the protein MEPSLMTLARKNYLAAIQNINAALSLPQQAANDSTLASVLLLALFEAIAFHRRDSLNNWTSHVDGAVQLVKLRGPRQFDSALGRALFSDVSNHTYASCAQRRVPVPAIVSEMRTRLGNFTGENSLVVDLGAVLDSMSLLLVKLTSTNTEDTLAPEVVVAQGCLLLSQIDCLLDQASTLFPYEVIPIAEAPDCAFNGITHKYPTPQSARYWNILRVMKLFISKWIHRSATTLTVCNVTVDDSTDTLQQNRLNLLDYTKSNADKVAVDILCSVHFFQSLASRSYLSQTLVRWLVWPLSAVAASPLVQEPAQVYARTKLATFHKNSRLPEVFEAVKMLDKERVLDDW; this is encoded by the coding sequence ATGGAGCCGTCGCTGATGACCCTCGCTCGCAAGAACTACCTTGCGGCCATTCAGAACATCAACGCAGCCTTGTCATTGCCGCAGCAAGCGGCCAATGACAGCACTCTTGCCTCGGTGCTCCTCTTGGCTCTTTTCGAGGCTATTGCCTTCCACCGCCGTGACTCGTTGAACAACTGGACATCCCATGTAGATGGTGCCGTCCAACTCGTTAAGCTCCGAGGACCCCGTCAGTTCGACTCGGCCCTGGGCCGTGCCCTATTTTCTGACGTCAGTAACCATACATACGCATCATGTGCGCAGCGCCGTGTTCCTGTGCCTGCAATTGTATCGGAAATGCGGACACGGTTGGGTAACTTTACCGGCGAAAACTCTCTAGTAGTCGACCTTGGCGCGGTTCTGGACTCCAtgtctcttctcctcgtGAAGTTAACATCGACAAACACAGAGGACACGTTAGCACCCGAGGTTGTCGTGGCTCAGGGATGCCTGTTGTTGTCGCAGATAGACTGCCTGCTAGATCAAGCATCTACACTCTTTCCCTACGAGGTGATACCGATAGCTGAAGCCCCAGACTGTGCATTTAATGGCATTACTCACAAGTATCCAACCCCTCAGTCAGCCCGGTATTGGAACATCCTGCGCGTGATGAAGTTATTCATCAGCAAATGGATACACCGGTCCGCCACCACTCTCACCGTCTGCAATGTGACGGTCGATGATAGCACAGACACCCTCCAACAGAATAGACTCAACCTTCTCGACTACACGAAATCAAACGCGGACAAGGTCGCTGTAGATATTCTCTGCAGCGTGCATTTCTTCCAGAGCCTAGCGTCTCGGTCCTATCTGAGCCAGACGCTAGTGCGGTGGCTTGTGTGGCCCTTATCAGCAGTAGCAGCGTCACCTTTAGTCCAGGAGCCTGCACAGGTATATGCTCGGACTAAGCTTGCAACCTTTCATAAAAACAGCAGACTTCCAGAGGTGTTCGAGGCCGTTAAGATGCTGGATAAAGAAAGAGTCTTGGATGATTGGTAA
- a CDS encoding hypothetical protein (EggNog:ENOG41) — protein sequence MFDRSASRELFNCHRYEDFLNGGINGSITDEQLERAETSVQPSDVLNMQFTSGEKMSFKYIALRLALQPLTGLQVLLAFRKSLCSHTICCPPPLFHCFGLVMGFLASFTHGSTIVLPSDRFNARQTLDAVEAEKATALLGVPTMFISELEQMESQPRRITTVRTGLVAGSPVSPSLMDELRAEMNVQGMLIAYGMTETSPVTFITSLDDPDDRMLTSLGRVLPHTAAKIVDTNGNVLPIGERGEICTSGFALQKGYYKDEIKTLEVMRRDENGVLWMHTGDEGYLDERGYGFITGRIKDLIIRGGENLSPSEIENQLLRHPKIREACVVAVKDRIHGEVVAAFLQACSPEKRPSDGDIRDWVLQDLSPVKVPAFIFWLGHDGVDAELPKTGSGKYQKHIIRDIADRLVRKSSTTED from the exons ATGTTCGACAGATCTGCTTCGCGGGAGCTCTTTAATTGTCATAGATACGAGGACTTCCTGAATGGCGGAATTAACGGATCTATAACAGACGAGCAACTTGAGCGCGCTGAGACTAGTGTTCAACCCTCGGATGTATTGAACATGCAATTTACTTCTGGTGAGAAAATGTCTTTTAAATACATCGCTCTTCGATTAGCTTTGCAGCCTCTGACAGGCCTTCAGGTACTACTGGCCTTCCGAAAGTCTCTATGCTCACACACAA TATGCTGTCCACCGCCCCTATTCCACTGCTTCGGCCTGGTCATGGGATTTCTCGCATCCTTCACCCATGGCAGCACTATCGTGCTTCCCTCAGACAGATTCAACGCGAGGCAAACTCTCGATGCAGTTGAGGCAGAGAAGGCTACTGCACTACTCGGTGTCCCCACAATGTTCATATCAGAGCTAGAACAGATGGAATCACAGCCTCGGAGAATCACAACCGTGCGTACTGGTCTCGTTGCTGGCTCGCCTGTGTCGCCTAGCCTGATGGATGAATTGAGAGCCGAGATGAATGTCCAGGGAATGCTTATTGCGTATGGAATGACGGAGACGAGTCCCGTGACCTTCATCACTTCCCTAGACGATCCAGATGACAGAATGCTGACTAGTCTTGGTCGTGTTCTTCCCCATACCGCAGCCAAGATAGTCGACACCAATGGAAACGTGCTTCCTATCGGGGAACGCGGGGAGATCTGTACGAGTGGGTTTGCCTTGCAAAAAGGATACTACAAAGACGAGATCAAGACACTGGAAGTAATGAGACGGGATGAGAATGGCGTGTTGTGGATGCATACTGGTGACGAGGGATACTTGGACGAACGAGGTTACGGTTTCATCACTGGCCGTATCAAAGACCTGATTATCCGCGGCGGTGAGAATCTGTCGCCCAGCGAAATTGAGAACCAGCTTCTCCGTCATCCAAAAATCAGAGAAGCGTGCGTGGTGGCAGTCAAAGATAGGATCCACGGCGAAGTAGTCGCAGCCTTCTTACAAGCGTGCTCACCAGAGAAGAGACCATCAGATGGAGATATTAGGGATTGGGTTTTGCAGGATCTGAGCCCAGTCAAAGTTCCGGCTTTTATCTTCTGGCTTGGTCACGATGGCGTGGATGCTGAGTTGCCCAAGACGGGAAGTGGAAAGTATCAGAAGCATATCATTCGCGATATCGCAGACCGGCTAGTAAGAAAATCAAGCACAACAGAGGATTGA
- a CDS encoding hypothetical protein (EggNog:ENOG41): MTKPSINFKGGFVQIIDGQSAPTKETRHGLNPANLQEMDKVPVATQQDLDRAVAAAKKAFKAWSKTPYEERRETVLAFADAVDTHRDEFQALLTAEQGKPIPQAAYETDAAIEWMRGMAQIPLPEDVLEDTEQRTIISRYTPIGVVAALVPWNFPLLLATGKIAPALLTGNVIIVKPSPFTPYGGLKLVELAQQFFPPGVVQSLSGDDKLGPWMTSHPGVDKISFTGSTATGKAVLRSASSTLKRVTLELGGNDPAIIFPDVDIDKVAEKVAFFAFLNSGQICLNLKRIFVHQSIYPQFKEALVKHVKSYTLGDGSKEGVTHGPLQNAPQFRRVKGFFEDIEKEGWNVAVGGKIESSEGYFVNPTIIDVPPETSRIVVEEPFGPIVPLLTWSSEEEVIERANDTTMGLGASIWCNDIRRAHRIAREIQAGNVWVNTHFDLTPMAAFGGHKESGIGTEWGANGLKGFCNVQTLFLNKNVVS; this comes from the exons ATGACCAAGCCTAGCATCAACTTCAAAGGTGGCTTTGTCCAAATCATCGATGGGCAAAGCGCCCCCACCAAAGAAACTCGGCATGGATTGAACCCTGCAAACCTACAGGAGATGGACAAAGTCCCTGTAGCAACTcaacaggaccttgatcgCGCAGTCGCAGCAGCAAAAAAGGCCTTCAAGGCATGGAGCAAGACTCCTTACGAGGAGCGTCGAGAAACTGTTCTTGCTTttgctgatgctgttgataCTCATCGTGATGAGTTTCAAGCTCTCCTCACAGCTGAACAGGGGAAGCCG ATCCCTCAAGCTGCCTATGAAACTGACGCTGCTATCGAATGGATGCGTGGCATGGCTCAGATTCCCCTTCCTGAGGATGTTCTCGAGGACACTGAGCAACGCACTATCATTAGCCGTTACACGCCTATCGGAGTCGTTGCCGCTCTTGTTCCCTGGAACTTTCCTCTTTTGCTTGCCACGGGCAAGATTGCCCCGGCACTATTGACTGGAAACGTCATTATTGTAAAGCCATC CCCTTTCACGCCCTATGGCGGTCTTAAGCTGGTAGAGCTCGCGCAGCAATTTTTCCCACCTGGCGTGGTTCAATCGCTGAGTGGTGATGATAAACTTGGGCCTTGGATGACTAGCCATCCTGGCGTTGATAAGATCAGCTTCACGGGCTCGACGGCGACGGGCAAGGCTGTTCTTCGAAGCGCCAGCTCCACACTGAAGCGCGTGACCTTGGAACT CGGTGGCAATGATCCAGCTATCATATTTCCAGACGTCGATATTGACAAAGTTGCTGAGAAAGTAGCCTTCTTCGCATTCCTCAACTCAGGTCAGATCtgcctcaatctcaagcGAATCTTTGTGCACCAGAGCATTTATCCCCAGTTCAAAGAAGCACTTGTCAAACATGTCAAGAGCTACACTTTGGGCGATGGGTCCAAAGAAGGTGTAACACATGGCCCGTTGCAGAATGCTCCTCAGTTCAGGCGCGTGAAAGGCTTCTTTGAAGatattgagaaggagggttGGAATGTCGCTGTGGGCGGCAAGATTGAGTCCTCTGAGGGTTATTTCGTTAACCCTACTATCATCGATGTGCCCCCGGAGACATCCCGCATTGTCGTAGAAGAGCCATTTG GACCGATCGTGCCACTTCTCACGTGGAGTAGTGAGGAAGAGGTCATCGAGCGTGCAAACGATACGACTATGGGACTTGGAGCCTCGATCTGGTGCAATGACATTCGTCGCGCTCACCGCATTGCGCGAGAGATTCAGGCTGGCAATGTCTGGGTCAATACGCATTTTGACTTGACTCCAATGGCGGCTTTTGGGGGTCACAAAGAGAGTGGTATTGGAACTGAGTGGGGAGCCAATGGCCTCAAGGGCTTTTGTAACGTTCAGACCTTGTTCCTGAACAAGAATGTCGTGTCGTAG
- a CDS encoding hypothetical protein (EggNog:ENOG41), with product MACCYIAAFCMSQLVKVYQFLDVDDAIRYNEDEPELPYPTSKSADGEDIKGDKRNASLVLSLSGLTCSACSSAVESALRSHPDVDQVRVSLALQQAILIGKTASFDTQSITRLVTDLGYGVELGPRSPQEVIRVLKSKEEIARLKSSLSSLAGCATVNQTIAFLISIGQGRIPSIILFTAHLLCATLMLFAQWQYISWIHKDGWKVICRGQPNMNTLISSSISLGTFISFIDLLEYGTTGANSYYTTVIGLALVVVAGRYIELMSRRTTSEDLLRVYKPLTQNNYIRLHSTGKVVPQSYLAADDQIIIPPYSIIPCDCYVAEGTSSINQALITGEALPVRKSVGDFLLGGTRNLGKKLVAVVDKEQGNSFYSQLVHGAVEAAGSKDEDNRTVDMVMKYLVGFVMSLAVVVPLKEICTCAESLSYEAIRVAMARAMTILTCACPCALGLAIPSAVVAAVASQNGLLITRGYNTIQKLSNTQSIVFDKTGTLTRAVLDITDFETTEAWKKPITEFWTCICAVEEGSVTSHPLGRAIFTAGVSHLDRPWSETKALVESRNIASESGKGVSGEVSIGQEPWRRVDIGSMRYLLSCGVSDLPVVSEGQDSVIAVYVAVDRKFAGTLYVTVM from the exons ATGGCTTGTTGTTATATTGCTGCCTTCTGCATGAGCCAACTGGTCAAAGTCTATCAATTTCTTGACGTCGACGATGCCATACGATATAATGAAGACGAGCCCGAATTACCCTACCCTACCAGCAAATCCGCCGATGGTGAAGACATCAAAGGCGACAAACGTAATGCTTCTCTTGTTTTGTCGCTGTCAGGACTTACCTGCTCAGCTTGCTCAAGTGCTGTCGAGTCAGCATTGAGAAGCCATCCCGATGTGGACCAAGTACGTGTCTCGTTGGCGCTGCAACAGGCCATTTTGATTGGGAAGACCGCGAGTTTTGACACTCAGTCAATTACGAGACTCGTTACTGATCTGGGATATGGCGTTGAGCTTGGACCGCGATCGCCCCAGGAGGTAATCCGCGTTCTCAAGTCCAAAGAAGAGATTGCCAGGCTCAAATCAAGTCTATCCAGTCTGGCTGGGTGCGCAACAGTCAATCAGACGATTGCCTTCCTTATCTCGATTGGACAAGGCCGCATACCATCGATTATTCTTTTCACAGCTCACCTGCTGTGTGCAACACTTATGCTGTTTGCACAATGGCAGTATATATCGTGGATTCACAAGGATGGCTGGAAAGTGATTTGTCGCGGGCAACCCAACATGAATACTCTGATCTCGTCCTCGATTTCCCTTGGCACCTTTATCTCGTTCATTGATTTGTTGGAATATGGAACTACCGGTGCAAACTCATATTATACGACCGTCATTGGCTTGGCTCTTGTGGTGGTTGCTGGCAGATATATCGAACTTATGTCAAGGCGGACGACTTCCGAGGATCTACTGAGAGTTTATAAGCCGCTTACACAAAACAATTATATAAGGCTTCACTCTACTGGAAAG GTTGTCCCTCAGAGTTATCTCGCAGCCGACGATCAGATTATCATCCCACCCTATTCTATCATCCCATGCGACTGCTACGTAGCAGAGGGAACATCTTCCATCAACCAAGCCCTTATCACAGGAGAAGCACTGCCGGTCCGGAAATCTGTGGGGGACTTTCTCCTGGGAGGAACACGAAACTTGGGTAAGAAGCTGGTGGCTGTTGTCGACAAAGAACAGGGAAATTCATTCTACTCCCAGCTTGTCCATGGTGCTGTTGAGGCAGCAGGCTCAAAGGACGAAGACAATCGCACAGTTGATATGGTAATGAAATACTTGGTAGGGTTTGTCATGTCATTGGCAGTCGTTGTTCCCCTCAAGGAGATCTGCACATGTGCTGAATCGCTGAGTTATGAGGCGATTCGAGTTGCGATGGCCAGGGCGATGACAATACTTACATGCGCATGCCCTTGCGCCTTGGGATTGGCCATTCCCTCAGCAGTAGTTGCAGCAGTAG CAAGCCAAAACGGTCTTCTCATCACAAGGGGTTACAACACCATCCAGAAACTCAGCAACACGCAGTCCATCGTGTTCGATAAGACTGGGACTCTGACACGAGCTGTGCTAGATATCACGGACTTCGAAACAACAGAAGCATGGAAGAAACCAATCACAGAGTTTTGGACTTGTATCTGTGCTGTTGAGGAGGGCAGTGTCACGAGTCACCCGCTCGGTAGAGCCATATTTACTGCCGGAGTGAGTCATCTCGATAGGCCTTGGTCAGAAACCAAAGCGCTTGTCGAATCGCGAAATATTGCAAGTGAATCAGGTAAAGGTGTTTCGGGAGAAGTCTCTATAGGCCAAGAGCCCTGGCGACGTGTTGATATTGGGAGCATGCGGTACTTGTTGTCCTGTGGCGTGTCTGATCTCCCAGTGGTATCTGAAGGACAAGACAGCGTGATAGCAGTATACGTCGCTGTTGATAGGAAGTTTGCTGGAACACTCTATGTGACAGTAATGTAA
- a CDS encoding hypothetical protein (EggNog:ENOG41) has product MDSIQSTTAVVALAPQDGKRNWKLQQLQLPEPDETEAMVEMVASGVCHTDLGCGTDPDGTPGFPVPPYPRVLGHEGAGYVRAVGSKVTKVKPGDAVLLSFAFCRQCHNCKFGAPGYCHEFTALNFSGSREAFRISKPASQKVGGSFFGQSSFAKLTRVQETSLTGSGTITELAAAKPDDKVAIMGLGGVGLAAIMGAKLRGCKTIIGIDRVPARIEMAKRLGATHGIDTSSVANLGDEVRKITDGSGSTVTVDATGVMFLIQQGLDFTANQGKMVLLGVAPMTAGLEISVVPFMVVSIS; this is encoded by the exons ATGGACTCCATACAATCCACCACTGCAGTTGTTGCTCTTGCCCCTCAAGATGGCAAGAGGAATTGGAAGCTTCAGCAACTCCAGCTACCAGAGCCTGATGAAACTGAAGCTATGGTGGAAATGGTTGCTTCGGGAGTCTGCCATACTGACCTGGGCTGTGGAACCGACCCTGATGGAACGCCAGGATTTCCTGTTCCTCCGTACCCACGGGTTTTAGGTCATGAAG GCGCTGGTTACGTTCGGGCTGTCGGCTCAAAAGTCACCAAGGTCAAGCCTGGCGATGCCGTTCTCCTCTCTTTTGCGTTCTGCAGGCAATGCCACAACTGCAAATTCGGCGCTCCTGGCTATTGCCACGAATTTACTGCTCTCAACTTCTCAGGCTCACGGGAGGCTTTTCGGATTTCGAAGCCTGCCTCTCAGAAGGTCGGGGGTTCTTTCTTTGGACAGTCGAGCTTTGCGAAGCTCACGCGTGTCCAAGAGACATCGCTT ACCGGCTCAGGCACTATCACCGAACTGGCAGCCGCGAAACCGGATGACAAGGTTGCCATTATGGGCTTGGGTGGCGTTGGTCTGGCGGCCATTATG GGTGCGAAACTCAGAGGTTGCAAAACCATCATCGGAATCGATCGAGTCCCCGCAAGAATCGAGATGGCAAAACGACTGGGAGCGACACACGGCATAGACACATCATCGGTCGCTAATCTCGGTGATGAAGTTCGCAAGATAACAGATGGCTCAGGGAGTACAGTCACTGTTGACGCAACAGGTGTAATGTTCTTGATCCAGCAAGGTCTTGACTTCACCGCCAACCAGGGTAAGAtggttcttcttggtgttgcACCAATGACAGCTGGCTTGGAGATCTCGGTTGTTCCCTTCATGGTTGTAAGTATCTCGTAG